A section of the Hippea jasoniae genome encodes:
- the rplQ gene encoding 50S ribosomal protein L17: MRHRKGYKTLSIDSERRKHLLRNLAIALIENERIQTTDAKARELVRFISKLITMAKNDTLASRRKALAKLNNNKKAVRKLFDNIAPRFATRNGGYVRRIKLGFRKGDAAAVSIVEFVEKSAE, encoded by the coding sequence ATGAGACATAGAAAGGGATACAAAACATTAAGTATCGATTCAGAAAGAAGAAAACATTTATTGAGAAACCTTGCAATTGCATTGATTGAGAATGAGAGGATTCAAACCACAGATGCCAAGGCAAGGGAGCTTGTCAGGTTTATAAGCAAGTTGATTACAATGGCAAAAAACGACACTCTTGCCTCCCGTAGAAAGGCTTTGGCTAAGTTGAACAACAACAAAAAAGCTGTGAGAAAATTATTTGACAATATCGCTCCACGGTTTGCCACAAGAAACGGCGGTTATGTTAGAAGGATTAAATTGGGCTTTAGAAAGGGTGATGCTGCAGCCGTTTCGATTGTGGAGTTTGTAGAAAAATCAGCAGAGTAG
- a CDS encoding DNA-directed RNA polymerase subunit alpha has product MKGVFKYLTLPEEVKIDKVSDEFGRFILDPLNEGYAITIGNVLRRILLSSIPGVAVVGVEIEGVEHEFSTIEGVKEDVLNIILNLKHMRFKALTDDFERAEAYIEKKGPGIITAADIQTPAQVEVVSQDAYIAELMDDAEFKAKLYLEKGIGYRQANYEMVNTDMGYIPIDALFSPIVKVSYHVDKSTTKDYYNYERLILEIETDKTVTPQDALKTASFILGNYISIFAGDFRKVSMEEQTSTQQEEQINEALLKPIEELELNVRASNCLAAHKIRYIYELVQKTDAELLNTKNFGKQSLKEIKDALAQLNLELGMSFTQKQLETIENMIKAKEGEGNET; this is encoded by the coding sequence ATGAAGGGCGTTTTTAAGTATCTGACATTGCCTGAAGAGGTAAAAATAGATAAGGTTTCAGATGAGTTTGGAAGATTTATACTGGATCCTTTAAATGAGGGTTATGCTATAACCATTGGCAACGTTTTGAGGAGGATCTTGTTATCTTCGATACCCGGTGTTGCCGTTGTGGGTGTGGAAATAGAAGGTGTGGAGCATGAATTTAGCACAATAGAGGGTGTCAAAGAGGATGTTTTAAACATTATATTGAATCTCAAACATATGAGATTTAAGGCCCTTACGGATGATTTTGAAAGAGCTGAGGCGTATATAGAAAAGAAAGGCCCCGGAATTATTACGGCTGCGGATATCCAAACACCTGCACAGGTTGAGGTTGTTAGTCAGGATGCTTATATTGCAGAGCTGATGGATGATGCTGAATTTAAAGCAAAGCTTTACCTTGAAAAGGGTATAGGCTACAGACAGGCAAATTATGAAATGGTCAATACAGATATGGGATATATACCTATCGATGCATTGTTTTCGCCAATTGTAAAGGTTTCATATCATGTGGATAAAAGCACAACGAAAGATTATTATAACTACGAAAGATTGATTCTTGAGATAGAAACGGATAAAACTGTTACGCCTCAGGATGCTTTGAAAACAGCAAGTTTTATTCTTGGTAATTACATATCTATTTTTGCTGGAGACTTCAGAAAGGTTTCGATGGAAGAGCAAACCTCAACACAGCAGGAAGAACAAATTAACGAGGCTCTTCTTAAACCAATTGAGGAGCTTGAACTCAATGTAAGGGCTTCAAATTGTCTTGCAGCTCATAAAATTAGGTATATTTATGAACTTGTTCAGAAAACAGATGCAGAGCTTCTAAACACCAAGAATTTTGGCAAACAGTCACTTAAAGAGATTAAGGATGCTCTTGCCCAGCTAAACTTAGAGCTCGGTATGAGTTTTACGCAAAAGCAGCTTGAGACGATAGAAAATATGATAAAAGCCAAAGAAGGAGAGGGCAATGAGACATAG
- the lspA gene encoding signal peptidase II yields MDTKAIKGVSLILLFFIADYFTKLYISHHLTLNGSIEVIKGFFNIVHLENKGIAFGLLADLPENLRRIALCTISGVVFFVVLWLIVFSKDRNGIYIFALSLLGGGDLGNLYDRVFKGYVVDFLDFHIKQYHYPAFNLADSFITIGITLLFFYAFFKRDGRGERI; encoded by the coding sequence ATGGACACAAAGGCAATCAAAGGAGTATCTTTGATACTCCTTTTTTTTATAGCTGATTACTTTACAAAGTTATATATATCACATCATTTAACATTAAATGGTTCCATTGAGGTGATAAAGGGTTTTTTTAATATCGTGCATTTGGAAAACAAAGGTATTGCTTTTGGATTGCTTGCTGATTTACCCGAAAATCTACGCCGCATAGCGTTATGCACAATCAGTGGCGTTGTTTTTTTTGTTGTGTTATGGCTGATTGTCTTTTCTAAGGATAGAAATGGCATTTATATTTTTGCACTTTCACTTTTGGGTGGAGGAGATCTGGGAAATCTATACGATAGAGTTTTTAAGGGTTATGTTGTTGATTTTTTGGATTTTCATATAAAACAATACCATTACCCTGCATTCAACCTTGCAGATAGCTTTATAACAATCGGTATAACGCTGCTATTTTTCTATGCTTTCTTTAAAAGAGATGGTCGGGGCGAGAGGATTTGA